A single region of the Bifidobacterium asteroides DSM 20089 genome encodes:
- the valS gene encoding valine--tRNA ligase: protein MSAEHQGIVNAHLTPLPDRVGVDGLEEKWCRDWDESGVYRFRNTRERSGVYSIDTPPPTVSGHLHVGHVFSYTHTDVIARFKRMQGYDVFYPMGWDDNGLPTERRVQNYYGVRVDTSLKYDPDFKPPFHGTKGRKISAKNQVPVSRQNFIELCEELTAEDEKLFEQLWRSLGLSVDWSQTYHTIGEHPRRVAQKAFLRNLARGEAYQKEAPGLWDVTFQTAVAQAELESREYDGFYHRVAFRFADGTPIYIETTRPELLAACGALIAHPDDKRYQKYFGQKVYSPLFKVEVPILAHPAAEMDKGAGIAMCCTFGDVTDVQWWRDLNLPTRSIIQRNGRIVMDVPDWITDEGGRRIFKQTEGKTTFSARKIIVDALRESGDLDGEPKPTKRMTNFYEKGDKPLEIVTSRQWYLRNGGTDQKLNQELLERGKELNFHPDFMRVRYNNWVEGLNGDWLISRQRFFGVPFPLWYPVKENGETDYAHPITPAEDRLPIDPSSDVPEGFEESQRDQPGGFTAERDIMDTWATSSLTPQIVTHWAEPGEQDQALFKATFPMDLRPQGQDIIRTWLFSSMDRAHLENGCLPWSDTTLSGWILDPDHKKMSKSKGNVVVPDEPIKKYGADAVRYWASCARLGLDATYDEGQMKIGRRLAVKLLNAVKFALAIGREDENHKVTQAAEATWNPADVTVPLDRAVLAGLAQVIDQATKALESYEHSKALEVTESFFWDFCDNYIELAKNRAYGTADATGRTPDETQVLSARTTLGLVLDALDRLLAPFLPFATEEAWQWMHQGDGSVHRASWPRSESYRAAAQGQDPALLAWAGMALASLRRIKSEAKVSMKTPILSASLSVAPEGLEAVKAALDDIAEAGRVTGDLDLVEEPAQSEAARAGEDEAGIRVTASQLGEPPAKKPRK, encoded by the coding sequence ATGTCTGCTGAACACCAAGGAATCGTCAATGCCCATCTGACCCCCCTGCCCGACAGGGTGGGCGTGGATGGCCTGGAGGAAAAGTGGTGCCGCGACTGGGACGAGTCCGGCGTCTATCGCTTCCGCAACACCCGCGAGCGCTCCGGCGTCTACTCCATCGACACCCCGCCGCCCACGGTCTCCGGGCATTTGCATGTGGGACACGTCTTCTCATATACCCATACCGACGTGATCGCCCGGTTCAAGCGGATGCAGGGCTATGACGTCTTCTACCCCATGGGCTGGGACGACAACGGCCTGCCCACCGAGCGGCGGGTCCAGAACTATTACGGGGTTCGCGTGGATACCTCGCTCAAGTATGATCCGGACTTCAAACCCCCCTTCCACGGAACCAAGGGCAGGAAGATCAGCGCCAAGAACCAGGTGCCGGTCTCTCGGCAGAATTTCATCGAACTTTGCGAGGAACTGACCGCCGAGGACGAGAAGCTCTTCGAACAGCTCTGGCGGTCGCTGGGCCTGTCGGTGGACTGGTCGCAGACCTACCACACCATCGGCGAGCATCCCCGCCGGGTGGCGCAGAAGGCTTTCCTGCGGAACCTGGCCCGGGGCGAGGCCTACCAGAAGGAGGCCCCCGGGCTCTGGGACGTGACCTTCCAGACCGCCGTTGCCCAGGCCGAGCTGGAGTCGCGCGAGTACGACGGCTTCTACCATCGTGTGGCCTTCCGGTTTGCGGACGGCACGCCAATATACATCGAGACCACCAGGCCTGAGCTGCTGGCGGCCTGCGGCGCCCTGATCGCCCATCCGGACGACAAGCGCTACCAGAAGTACTTCGGGCAGAAGGTCTACTCCCCCCTGTTCAAGGTGGAGGTGCCCATTCTGGCCCACCCCGCCGCAGAAATGGACAAAGGCGCCGGCATCGCCATGTGCTGCACCTTTGGCGACGTGACCGACGTGCAGTGGTGGCGGGATCTGAACCTGCCCACCAGGTCCATCATCCAGCGCAATGGACGAATCGTGATGGACGTGCCGGATTGGATCACCGATGAAGGCGGACGGCGAATCTTCAAGCAGACCGAGGGCAAGACCACCTTCTCCGCCCGCAAGATCATCGTGGACGCCCTGCGCGAGTCCGGCGACCTGGACGGCGAGCCCAAGCCCACCAAGCGCATGACCAACTTCTACGAGAAGGGCGACAAGCCCCTGGAGATCGTCACCTCCCGTCAGTGGTACCTGCGCAATGGCGGCACCGACCAGAAACTGAACCAGGAGCTGCTGGAGCGTGGCAAGGAGCTCAACTTCCACCCGGACTTCATGCGGGTGCGCTACAACAACTGGGTCGAAGGCCTAAACGGTGACTGGCTGATCTCCCGCCAGCGCTTCTTCGGAGTTCCCTTCCCTCTCTGGTACCCGGTCAAGGAGAACGGCGAGACCGACTACGCCCATCCCATCACCCCGGCCGAGGACAGGCTCCCCATCGATCCCAGCAGCGACGTACCCGAGGGCTTCGAAGAGTCACAACGCGACCAGCCCGGCGGCTTCACGGCCGAGAGGGACATCATGGATACCTGGGCCACCAGTTCCCTGACCCCCCAGATTGTGACCCACTGGGCCGAGCCGGGCGAGCAGGACCAGGCCCTCTTTAAGGCCACCTTCCCCATGGATCTGCGTCCCCAGGGCCAGGACATCATCCGCACCTGGCTCTTCAGCTCCATGGATCGCGCCCACCTGGAGAACGGCTGCCTACCCTGGAGCGACACCACCCTGTCGGGGTGGATCCTGGACCCGGACCATAAGAAGATGAGCAAGTCCAAGGGCAATGTGGTGGTGCCGGACGAACCCATCAAGAAGTATGGAGCCGATGCCGTGCGCTACTGGGCATCCTGCGCCCGGCTGGGTCTGGACGCCACCTACGATGAGGGGCAGATGAAGATCGGCCGCCGCCTGGCCGTCAAGCTTCTCAACGCCGTCAAGTTCGCCCTGGCCATCGGGCGGGAGGATGAGAATCATAAGGTCACTCAGGCAGCGGAGGCCACCTGGAACCCCGCTGACGTCACGGTCCCGCTGGACCGGGCGGTCCTGGCCGGCCTTGCCCAGGTGATCGACCAGGCCACCAAGGCCCTGGAATCATACGAGCACTCCAAGGCCCTGGAGGTGACTGAGTCCTTCTTCTGGGACTTCTGCGACAACTACATCGAACTGGCCAAGAACCGAGCCTACGGAACTGCGGATGCCACCGGCAGGACCCCTGATGAGACCCAGGTGCTCAGCGCCCGCACGACCCTGGGACTGGTCCTGGACGCTCTCGACCGTCTCCTGGCCCCCTTCCTGCCTTTCGCCACCGAGGAAGCATGGCAGTGGATGCACCAGGGAGACGGATCGGTTCACCGGGCCTCCTGGCCTCGTTCGGAATCCTACCGGGCAGCTGCCCAGGGCCAGGATCCAGCTCTTTTGGCCTGGGCAGGCATGGCCTTGGCATCACTGCGGCGGATCAAGTCCGAGGCCAAGGTCTCCATGAAGACCCCCATCCTCTCCGCATCCTTGAGCGTGGCGCCGGAGGGCCTGGAAGCCGTCAAGGCCGCCCTGGACGATATAGCGGAAGCAGGCAGGGTCACCGGAGATCTGGATCTGGTCGAGGAGCCCGCTCAGTCCGAGGCGGCGCGAGCCGGCGAGGATGAAGCGGGCATCCGGGTGACCGCCAGCCAGCTGGGCGAGCCCCCCGCCAAGAAGCCTCGCAAGTAG
- a CDS encoding ABC transporter substrate-binding protein encodes MAHGRHKQIKSGVIFLLVLAVLTAGTYIAWPLVTGQGGWQLPWAQGGSGQIVRIRARHAPVSLDIRTEPGHATDQALMGNVYQTLTRPDAKGRPTPGLAQNWEVSANGLLYTFHLRDDARFADGRRLTSEDALWSLQQIIDHQYQGHRDLDGLARVTNPDDATLVIGLKSPNARLLTALSGRAGIVYDRQARVNYSTRSAGSGPYQVDDWQPGTSLTLTANKSYRGPDKAAIRKVIFSYAGGPEQTIKDLDQGRLDAVVDMDPATADQARKTSSAKGRKAPTATPSTDNVVLAFNNEASSLLSDQHVREAVRYALDRQALADLEGGEAKALGGPLNPLSPGYDPGLQAFPFDRTQAARRTSYYAQSYYHGGLRLVYPQEFGSQAGDLIRTQLKAVGIPSQVSMVDQAAFRDQVLNHHDYDMALLVMDNDEIDRFADPASTMLFDNVDIQNSWKQVTDCTDQNTYAERLRAFARQVSDLSPSDWLYQRMPLVLTAPRLQGMPSSLLDRYLPLWNLRVQG; translated from the coding sequence ATGGCACACGGCAGACACAAACAGATCAAATCCGGAGTCATCTTTCTCCTGGTACTGGCGGTCCTGACCGCGGGCACCTACATAGCCTGGCCACTGGTGACAGGACAAGGAGGTTGGCAGCTGCCCTGGGCCCAGGGCGGTTCGGGCCAAATCGTGCGCATCCGCGCCCGTCATGCCCCTGTATCCCTGGATATTCGTACCGAACCCGGACACGCCACCGACCAGGCCCTGATGGGCAACGTCTATCAGACCCTGACCAGGCCTGATGCAAAAGGTCGGCCGACGCCCGGCCTGGCTCAGAACTGGGAGGTCTCCGCAAACGGGCTGCTCTATACCTTTCATCTGCGCGATGACGCCCGTTTCGCTGACGGACGCCGCCTGACCTCGGAGGATGCCCTCTGGTCCCTGCAGCAAATCATCGACCACCAGTACCAGGGCCATCGGGACCTGGACGGACTGGCCAGGGTCACCAACCCCGATGATGCCACACTGGTGATTGGTCTGAAGAGCCCGAACGCCAGACTGCTGACCGCCCTGAGCGGTCGGGCGGGCATTGTCTACGACCGCCAGGCCCGGGTAAACTATTCCACTCGATCAGCTGGTTCAGGCCCCTACCAGGTGGATGACTGGCAGCCGGGCACCAGCCTGACCCTGACCGCCAACAAGTCCTACCGAGGCCCGGACAAGGCCGCTATTCGCAAGGTGATCTTCAGCTACGCCGGCGGCCCCGAGCAGACCATCAAGGATTTGGACCAGGGACGCCTGGACGCTGTGGTGGACATGGACCCGGCCACCGCCGACCAGGCCCGCAAAACATCCTCAGCCAAGGGACGCAAGGCACCGACCGCCACGCCCAGCACAGACAATGTGGTCCTGGCCTTCAACAACGAGGCATCCAGCCTGCTGTCCGACCAGCATGTGCGCGAGGCCGTCCGCTATGCCCTGGACCGCCAGGCGCTGGCCGATCTGGAAGGCGGCGAAGCCAAAGCTCTGGGCGGGCCGCTCAACCCGCTGAGCCCCGGCTATGATCCCGGTCTGCAGGCCTTCCCCTTCGACCGAACCCAGGCGGCCCGTCGAACCTCTTACTACGCCCAGTCCTACTATCACGGTGGTCTGCGCCTGGTCTACCCCCAGGAATTCGGTAGCCAGGCGGGCGATCTGATCCGCACGCAGCTGAAGGCGGTGGGCATCCCCAGCCAGGTCTCCATGGTGGACCAGGCTGCATTCCGCGACCAGGTGCTCAACCACCACGACTATGACATGGCCCTGCTGGTCATGGACAATGATGAAATCGACCGCTTCGCCGACCCCGCCTCCACCATGCTCTTCGACAACGTCGATATTCAGAATTCCTGGAAGCAGGTGACGGACTGCACCGACCAGAACACCTATGCCGAGCGACTGCGGGCCTTTGCCCGACAGGTCAGCGACCTCTCCCCCAGCGACTGGCTTTATCAGCGTATGCCCCTGGTCCTCACCGCCCCTCGCCTCCAGGGCATGCCCAGCTCTCTGTTGGACCGCTACCTGCCCCTGTGGAACCTGCGCGTCCAGGGGTAA
- the nth gene encoding endonuclease III, producing the protein MHEEYSILCQVFPEAVCALHFRNPFELLVATVLSAQTTDKRVNSVTPELFERYPDPATMAQAQPAELEAIIHPVGFYHAKARHLLGLSLMLTEDYGGKVPQTMEELTSLPGVGRKTANVVLGNAFNIPGFPVDTHVTRVTGRLRWRTDWRSAHPDPVKIEHEICDCFPPEDWTNLSHRLILHGRATCHARKPDCLHCPLAETCPSAELLAGPASR; encoded by the coding sequence ATGCACGAGGAGTACAGCATCCTCTGCCAGGTCTTTCCCGAGGCGGTCTGCGCCCTGCACTTCCGCAACCCCTTTGAACTGCTGGTTGCCACGGTCCTGAGCGCCCAGACGACCGACAAGCGGGTCAACTCGGTGACCCCCGAACTCTTCGAGCGCTACCCCGACCCCGCGACCATGGCCCAGGCCCAGCCTGCCGAACTGGAGGCCATCATCCACCCGGTGGGCTTCTACCATGCCAAGGCCCGCCACCTCTTGGGGCTCTCCCTGATGCTGACCGAAGACTACGGCGGCAAGGTCCCCCAGACCATGGAGGAGCTGACCAGCCTGCCCGGCGTGGGGCGCAAGACGGCCAACGTGGTCCTGGGCAACGCCTTCAACATTCCCGGATTTCCGGTGGACACCCACGTCACCCGGGTCACCGGACGCCTGCGCTGGCGAACCGACTGGCGAAGCGCCCACCCCGATCCGGTAAAGATCGAGCATGAGATCTGCGATTGCTTCCCGCCCGAGGACTGGACCAATCTGTCACACAGGCTGATCCTCCACGGCCGGGCCACCTGCCACGCCCGCAAGCCCGACTGTCTCCACTGCCCCCTGGCCGAAACATGTCCCAGCGCCGAGCTCCTGGCCGGACCGGCCTCTCGATAG
- a CDS encoding winged helix-turn-helix transcriptional regulator, whose product MTDLTLMTCAEDPASVLPALALLSHRVRVLPLDAASLVRMPEDTVLLIDASDDLAEAKTLCSLTRASGLSTPIILILSEGGFTVVNAGWGVADIIIQSASPAEVEARLRLVCQRVTPTRKPDVQPEEVENQVPTGQVRSGDLVVDTESYTARIHGQPINLAYKEFELLKYLVQHPGRVFTRAQLLQEVWGYDYYGGTRTVDVHVRRLRAKLGSEYEHLIGTVRNVGYRFDPPSSARTASVPKSEPDAETGPDPAEQKDNQSEQSQDSQKKKTNHSD is encoded by the coding sequence GTGACGGATCTGACCTTGATGACCTGCGCCGAGGACCCGGCATCGGTTCTGCCAGCCTTGGCCCTGCTCTCCCATCGAGTGCGCGTTCTGCCCCTGGATGCCGCCTCCCTGGTAAGAATGCCGGAGGATACGGTGCTGCTGATTGATGCCAGCGACGACCTGGCCGAGGCCAAGACCCTTTGCAGCCTGACCCGAGCCTCGGGCCTGTCCACACCCATCATCCTGATTCTGAGCGAAGGCGGCTTCACCGTGGTCAATGCCGGCTGGGGCGTGGCCGATATTATCATTCAGTCCGCATCCCCCGCGGAGGTCGAGGCCCGGCTACGTCTGGTCTGCCAGCGTGTGACACCGACACGCAAGCCGGATGTCCAGCCAGAAGAGGTGGAGAACCAGGTGCCCACCGGTCAGGTCCGCTCGGGTGACCTGGTTGTGGACACCGAGAGCTACACGGCCCGGATCCACGGTCAGCCCATCAACCTGGCCTACAAGGAGTTCGAGCTGCTCAAATACCTGGTTCAGCATCCAGGCAGGGTCTTCACCAGAGCCCAGCTCCTCCAGGAGGTCTGGGGCTATGACTACTACGGCGGCACCAGAACGGTGGATGTGCACGTGCGGCGGCTCAGGGCCAAGCTGGGCAGCGAGTATGAGCACCTGATCGGCACGGTCCGCAACGTGGGCTACCGATTCGATCCGCCCTCGTCAGCACGGACGGCCTCAGTCCCCAAGTCCGAGCCGGATGCCGAGACCGGCCCAGACCCAGCCGAGCAAAAGGACAACCAGTCGGAACAATCCCAGGATTCCCAGAAGAAGAAAACCAATCATAGTGACTGA